One genomic window of Desmospora activa DSM 45169 includes the following:
- a CDS encoding DUF3679 domain-containing protein, protein MRLMVQVMALMLVLMFGIFLGIDTAERNIQKIQGSEGAPRAVQITPENGRIEIAVLGNVYETEVSDEVVEETEEKKEAVQEGKAVVNQQGSWLAKTGNHTGQQVRKAARKVLESLVAMVEGESE, encoded by the coding sequence ATGCGATTGATGGTGCAGGTGATGGCGTTAATGCTGGTACTGATGTTTGGTATCTTTCTCGGTATCGATACCGCTGAAAGGAATATCCAGAAGATCCAGGGAAGCGAAGGCGCTCCCCGTGCCGTCCAGATCACGCCGGAAAACGGTAGGATCGAAATCGCTGTCCTCGGCAATGTTTATGAAACAGAGGTTTCAGATGAGGTGGTAGAAGAAACAGAAGAAAAAAAAGAAGCGGTGCAGGAAGGTAAAGCGGTCGTCAACCAGCAAGGAAGCTGGTTGGCCAAAACCGGCAACCACACCGGTCAACAGGTGAGGAAAGCGGCACGCAAGGTGTTGGAGTCGCTGGTGGCGATGGTGGAGGGCGAGAGTGAGTAG
- the spoIIP gene encoding stage II sporulation protein P, with translation MRYRQHGFTTVNMSDSRVRQLFVFLILGTAVIFILTGLFAMLQAERSAHTSDLGKVMSHFSTETLLYLMGGELPYLTSMPEVADKEPPFSRIFFELVTSVNPEDPRSFLGSELPGFALFDTEIVVAGEGVDYTSVPIESPPPPDLEEKLNDDAEEPSKEEKQPPAASGEKKVFIYHTHFTESYLPELSGTNEPNRAFDKEKNITQVGTRLGQMLERHGLGADVSTRGYNADWNQLYKASRETVVQAMKQHDDLQYILDLHRDSQRRKATTKEIEGESYAQIAFVIGTGHKDWEKNERFAMKLHNKLDELYPGLSKGVFRKTPMMGNGEYNQSLAPNSVLVEVGGVDNTFAEAYRSADALAQALAEIHFDAVPVDAQPDGE, from the coding sequence ATGCGATATCGCCAGCACGGCTTTACTACCGTCAATATGTCCGACTCCCGGGTACGTCAGCTGTTTGTGTTTTTAATCCTAGGGACAGCCGTTATTTTCATTTTGACAGGTCTGTTTGCGATGTTGCAGGCAGAGAGAAGCGCCCATACATCGGATCTGGGAAAAGTGATGTCTCATTTCTCCACTGAAACTTTGCTCTATCTCATGGGAGGGGAGCTGCCCTATCTGACGAGCATGCCCGAAGTGGCGGATAAAGAACCCCCATTCTCACGGATCTTTTTTGAACTGGTGACCAGCGTCAATCCGGAAGATCCCCGCAGCTTTCTCGGAAGTGAATTGCCGGGATTTGCGCTTTTTGATACGGAGATCGTGGTAGCAGGGGAAGGGGTGGATTATACATCGGTTCCGATTGAATCCCCACCACCTCCCGACTTGGAAGAAAAATTAAATGATGATGCGGAGGAACCTTCCAAAGAAGAAAAACAACCGCCTGCCGCTTCCGGTGAGAAAAAGGTGTTTATCTACCACACCCATTTTACAGAATCGTATTTGCCGGAATTGTCGGGGACCAATGAGCCAAACCGCGCTTTTGACAAGGAAAAAAATATTACCCAAGTAGGGACCCGTCTCGGTCAAATGCTGGAGCGACACGGCTTGGGAGCGGATGTATCCACCCGGGGCTATAACGCGGATTGGAATCAACTATACAAGGCTTCCAGGGAAACCGTGGTGCAGGCGATGAAACAACATGACGATCTTCAGTACATCCTGGATCTTCATCGGGATTCTCAACGCCGAAAAGCGACCACAAAAGAAATCGAGGGGGAGTCCTATGCCCAGATTGCCTTTGTTATCGGGACGGGGCATAAGGACTGGGAAAAGAATGAGCGCTTTGCGATGAAACTGCATAACAAATTGGATGAGCTGTATCCCGGACTGTCCAAAGGGGTATTTCGCAAAACGCCAATGATGGGCAATGGCGAATACAATCAATCCCTCGCCCCTAACAGTGTGTTGGTGGAAGTAGGGGGAGTGGACAATACCTTTGCAGAGGCATACCGATCGGCAGATGCGCTGGCGCAAGCCTTGGCAGAGATTCACTTTGATGCTGTTCCGGTAGATGCCCAGCCCGATGGAGAATAA
- the gpr gene encoding GPR endopeptidase → MPREDQQAEGEHFLDLGPFQVRTDLAREAHDMALAERDEDESGIPGVDVDETEKNGILTSWIRIKDEQGAKAMRKVPGVYLTLEVPALRSQDSKLQQRVSAHFAQMFSRFLQEVGIGPDANILIVGLGNWNVTADALGPFVVKHTMVTRHLFELMPERVEQGYRPVAAISPGVLGTTGMETSEIIFGVAKQTKPDAIIAVDALASRALSRVNTTIQVADNGIHPGSGIGNKRKAIDKETLGIPVIAIGIPTVVDATTIAHDTVDFVLAHLKREMGQKKPTNPLDPMNRASVKELRSQEILPEERQQMLGMVGGLASEEKRQLIHEVLEPLGQNLIVTPKEVDSFVGDMGKLVADGLNIALHEAVTPENVSAHVN, encoded by the coding sequence ATGCCCAGAGAAGACCAGCAAGCAGAAGGGGAACACTTTTTGGATTTGGGTCCGTTTCAGGTGCGGACGGACTTGGCCCGGGAAGCGCATGATATGGCCCTGGCTGAGCGGGATGAGGATGAGAGCGGCATTCCTGGCGTTGATGTGGATGAAACAGAAAAAAACGGAATCCTAACCAGCTGGATTCGCATCAAAGATGAGCAGGGTGCCAAAGCGATGAGAAAGGTGCCGGGAGTATATTTAACTTTAGAAGTACCGGCCTTGCGCAGTCAGGATTCGAAGTTGCAACAGCGCGTCTCCGCCCACTTTGCCCAGATGTTTTCTCGCTTTTTGCAAGAAGTGGGGATTGGCCCGGATGCCAACATTTTAATCGTGGGGTTGGGCAATTGGAATGTGACCGCCGATGCATTGGGTCCATTTGTTGTGAAGCACACCATGGTGACACGCCATCTGTTTGAATTGATGCCGGAGCGTGTGGAACAGGGTTATCGTCCGGTTGCCGCTATCTCTCCCGGTGTACTGGGCACAACCGGAATGGAGACGAGCGAGATTATATTCGGGGTTGCCAAGCAGACCAAACCGGATGCGATCATCGCTGTTGACGCTCTCGCTTCCAGGGCGTTGAGCCGGGTGAATACCACCATTCAGGTAGCGGATAACGGTATCCATCCCGGATCAGGGATCGGCAATAAGCGAAAAGCGATCGATAAAGAGACGCTGGGGATTCCGGTGATTGCCATCGGTATTCCTACCGTGGTGGATGCTACCACCATTGCCCACGATACCGTCGATTTTGTCTTGGCTCATTTGAAGCGGGAGATGGGCCAGAAGAAACCCACCAATCCGTTGGACCCGATGAACCGGGCCAGTGTAAAGGAGTTGCGGTCTCAGGAGATCCTTCCCGAGGAAAGGCAACAGATGTTGGGGATGGTGGGAGGGTTGGCTTCTGAGGAGAAACGGCAGTTGATTCACGAGGTACTGGAACCCCTCGGACAAAATTTGATTGTTACACCAAAAGAAGTAGACAGTTTTGTCGGAGATATGGGCAAATTGGTGGCGGATGGACTCAATATCGCGCTCCATGAAGCGGTTACACCGGAAAATGTCTCCGCCCATGTGAATTGA
- the rpsT gene encoding 30S ribosomal protein S20 yields the protein MPNIKSAIKRTKTNEKRRQHRMTQKSAMRTSVKKFLTAVEQQEKEQAGILLREAKRKLDKGVSKGLIHKNAAARQKSRLEQKFIALNG from the coding sequence ATGCCCAATATCAAATCCGCCATCAAACGGACCAAAACCAACGAAAAACGGCGCCAGCATCGGATGACCCAAAAATCCGCAATGCGCACCTCCGTCAAGAAATTCTTGACCGCCGTAGAACAGCAAGAGAAAGAGCAAGCTGGAATCCTACTGCGGGAAGCCAAACGGAAACTGGATAAAGGCGTATCCAAAGGCCTCATCCATAAAAATGCCGCCGCCCGGCAAAAATCCCGTCTGGAACAAAAATTCATCGCCTTGAACGGCTGA
- a CDS encoding MalY/PatB family protein has translation MRYDFDQIVNRKQTASEKWDGIEKIFGAPNLHPMWVADMDFRSPQPVIEAMKQRVEHGIFGYNLRPDSYYEAIIDWMATRHQWNIQRDWICYSPGVMPAISFIIAHFSEPGDSVLIQPPVYPPFSQVVTRHGRKLVTNPLRYTNGRYQIDFDDLERKLDSGVKILLLCSPHNPVGRVWTQEELTQLGQMCRERNVLVVADEIHADLVYHQSSHTPFSAVSEELAQHSIVCTSPTKTFNLAGIQTANIIIPNPQLREKFKAAVDDHFVQFSNTFGMVATESAYRNGAEWLDQCLTYVEQNLHFLTAYREKQIPEIKVIQPEGTYLVWMDWRDLGMDAKALKSFMLEQAKVALLTGDTFGLEGEGFMRLNLATPRALLQEGLQRIEKAINVYRAGKG, from the coding sequence ATGCGATACGACTTTGACCAAATCGTCAATCGTAAACAAACGGCTTCCGAAAAATGGGATGGAATAGAAAAGATATTTGGTGCTCCAAATCTTCATCCAATGTGGGTAGCCGATATGGATTTTCGCTCACCCCAACCGGTCATCGAAGCGATGAAACAGCGGGTTGAACATGGAATTTTTGGCTATAACCTCAGACCCGACTCCTATTATGAAGCCATTATCGATTGGATGGCAACCAGACACCAATGGAACATTCAGAGAGACTGGATCTGTTACAGTCCCGGTGTCATGCCAGCCATTAGCTTTATTATCGCTCATTTTTCTGAACCGGGTGATTCCGTCTTGATTCAGCCCCCGGTATATCCGCCCTTTTCGCAAGTGGTAACCCGACACGGGCGTAAGCTGGTTACCAATCCACTGCGATATACCAATGGACGGTATCAAATCGATTTTGATGACCTAGAGAGAAAATTGGACAGTGGTGTAAAAATACTTCTTCTCTGCAGTCCGCACAATCCGGTCGGACGTGTTTGGACCCAGGAAGAATTGACACAGTTAGGACAGATGTGTCGAGAGCGAAATGTTCTTGTCGTTGCTGATGAAATTCACGCCGATCTTGTTTATCATCAGTCCTCCCATACCCCTTTTTCCGCCGTATCAGAGGAATTGGCGCAGCATTCCATCGTGTGTACATCCCCCACTAAAACCTTCAACTTAGCGGGGATACAGACGGCAAACATCATCATTCCTAATCCACAGTTACGAGAAAAATTTAAAGCAGCAGTTGACGATCACTTTGTGCAATTTAGCAACACCTTTGGCATGGTGGCAACGGAGAGCGCATATCGAAACGGTGCAGAATGGCTGGATCAGTGTCTCACATATGTTGAACAAAACCTCCATTTCTTGACTGCGTATCGCGAAAAACAGATTCCAGAGATCAAAGTAATCCAACCAGAAGGAACCTACTTGGTTTGGATGGATTGGCGTGATCTCGGTATGGATGCCAAAGCGTTAAAGTCGTTCATGCTGGAACAAGCCAAAGTAGCCTTGCTGACAGGAGATACATTTGGACTGGAAGGGGAAGGGTTTATGCGGCTCAATCTCGCTACCCCGCGTGCATTGTTGCAGGAAGGGTTGCAACGGATCGAAAAAGCGATCAACGTTTATCGAGCGGGGAAAGGATGA
- the trpS gene encoding tryptophan--tRNA ligase translates to MTRVFSGMQPTGVLHLGNYLGAMKQFIALQEEGECYYCIVDLHALTIPRDPAELRRRTRELAGLYVAAGLDPAKATIFVQSHNPDHAEAAWLLQCVARIGELSRMTQFKDKGKDSESATSGLFTYPVLMAADILLYQTEVVPVGEDQRQHMELTRDLAERFNRQYGEVFTVPDVRIQKATARIMGLDNPEKKMSKSAPSEANYIALLEEPKSILKKFKRAVTDSGTEIRFDPEQKAGVSNLLSIYSAVSGQSIDTLVEQYQGKGYGHLKVDTAEAVIAELEPLQARYHQLMESGEIDDILAKGAKQARAATAETLAKMKEAMGLIL, encoded by the coding sequence GTGACACGTGTATTTTCTGGGATGCAACCGACCGGTGTGCTCCATCTGGGAAACTATTTGGGAGCGATGAAGCAATTTATTGCCTTGCAGGAGGAGGGAGAATGTTATTACTGTATTGTTGATCTGCATGCGTTAACCATCCCCCGCGATCCGGCCGAACTGCGGCGGCGGACACGGGAGTTAGCGGGTCTCTATGTGGCGGCGGGGCTAGATCCCGCGAAGGCGACTATCTTTGTCCAATCCCATAACCCCGATCACGCGGAAGCGGCATGGTTGTTGCAGTGTGTGGCTCGCATCGGGGAGTTGAGCCGTATGACCCAGTTTAAGGATAAGGGGAAGGATTCCGAGAGCGCCACTTCAGGCTTGTTCACATATCCGGTTCTAATGGCGGCGGACATCTTGCTTTACCAAACCGAGGTGGTGCCGGTTGGGGAGGATCAGCGGCAACATATGGAGTTAACGCGGGATCTGGCGGAGCGGTTCAACCGCCAGTACGGGGAAGTGTTCACTGTTCCTGACGTGAGGATCCAGAAAGCGACCGCCCGCATTATGGGATTGGACAATCCTGAGAAAAAAATGAGTAAAAGCGCTCCCAGTGAAGCCAATTATATCGCTTTGCTGGAGGAGCCGAAGTCGATTTTGAAAAAGTTTAAGCGAGCGGTGACGGATTCCGGGACAGAGATTCGATTCGATCCTGAACAAAAAGCGGGAGTGAGCAACTTACTGTCCATCTACAGTGCCGTCAGTGGTCAATCGATTGATACATTGGTAGAACAGTATCAAGGAAAGGGTTACGGCCATCTCAAGGTGGATACCGCCGAAGCGGTAATTGCCGAATTGGAGCCGTTGCAGGCGCGTTATCATCAATTGATGGAAAGCGGGGAGATCGACGATATCTTAGCAAAAGGAGCCAAACAAGCCCGGGCTGCCACAGCAGAAACGTTGGCTAAGATGAAGGAAGCGATGGGACTTATCCTGTGA
- a CDS encoding CcdC family protein — MGIPFSLNPHLITLGTLFMAGLFLLVRVRSAQRPTNAIKILMPPLGMSTGFLMFLYPPAHIPLLWGLIAFLAGALFFSLPLIYSSRFEVVGQQIYLKRSKAFIWILFILLAIRMLAHEYVNQLISLEQTAGIFFVLAFGMLLPWRLAMYRNFIRLKREMVQKTAEVE; from the coding sequence ATGGGCATTCCTTTTAGCTTAAACCCTCATCTAATCACATTAGGCACCTTGTTTATGGCCGGATTATTCCTGCTCGTACGGGTACGCTCCGCCCAACGTCCCACCAACGCCATCAAAATTTTGATGCCGCCTTTGGGGATGAGTACCGGTTTTCTGATGTTTTTATATCCGCCTGCTCACATTCCGCTTCTATGGGGATTGATCGCTTTTTTGGCGGGAGCGCTTTTCTTCTCCTTGCCGCTGATATATAGCTCACGGTTTGAAGTAGTGGGACAACAAATTTATCTAAAGCGATCCAAAGCATTTATCTGGATTCTTTTCATCCTGTTGGCGATCCGGATGCTGGCCCACGAATACGTGAACCAATTGATCTCCCTGGAACAGACCGCTGGTATCTTTTTTGTACTGGCCTTTGGGATGTTGCTCCCCTGGCGCTTAGCTATGTATCGCAACTTTATCCGCCTCAAACGGGAGATGGTGCAAAAGACGGCTGAAGTGGAGTAG
- a CDS encoding DUF523 domain-containing protein yields MKIVSGCFAGIACRYDQKHWRVEEIQRLVREGKAIPVCPEQMGGLPTPRNPAEIVGGDGEDVLDGKARVIDNQGNDVTEQYIAGAREALAMAEAVGAEEAILKERSPSCGSCMIYNGTFSGTKKEGIGVTTALLRRHGIRVISEETWESEGENQT; encoded by the coding sequence GTGAAGATTGTGAGCGGCTGTTTTGCCGGTATCGCTTGCCGGTATGATCAAAAGCATTGGCGGGTGGAGGAGATCCAACGGCTGGTGCGGGAAGGGAAGGCGATTCCGGTCTGTCCCGAGCAGATGGGGGGACTGCCTACCCCTCGCAATCCAGCGGAGATTGTTGGCGGGGATGGGGAGGATGTCCTTGACGGGAAGGCGCGTGTGATTGATAACCAAGGCAATGATGTCACGGAGCAATACATAGCCGGTGCACGGGAAGCGTTGGCTATGGCCGAAGCCGTCGGAGCCGAAGAAGCGATTCTCAAGGAGAGAAGCCCTTCCTGCGGTAGTTGTATGATTTATAACGGTACTTTCAGCGGGACGAAAAAAGAAGGGATCGGTGTTACCACCGCCCTTCTCCGCCGTCACGGTATTCGGGTGATATCGGAAGAAACATGGGAGAGTGAGGGGGAAAATCAAACCTGA
- a CDS encoding MurR/RpiR family transcriptional regulator produces the protein MKDALIRQLSESLLQMSDTERHLLDYIVANIERIPRLSIVTLSEEAAVSTATIVRLMKKIGYEGYTEFKHHVRENLKERQSVTITADIDTQIKEAVHKNEQEVVRTIQMIDIRTVEEAIRQLRKAEKIYVFARGFSEMIATEMTVKLQLLGKNCEIHNDPNIIKVKARKLAEGDLVVFISLSGETEELVEAAGALKVKGITTLSLTTKTTSRLARLSDICLFGYKGEQSFFPNYEVRSRLPLHVLSRILLDAYVIRMSDESTPS, from the coding sequence ATGAAAGACGCCTTGATCCGACAACTTTCCGAATCACTTTTACAGATGAGCGATACCGAACGGCATCTGCTGGATTATATTGTGGCCAACATTGAACGCATCCCCCGCCTGTCCATTGTCACGTTAAGTGAAGAAGCCGCTGTTTCCACCGCCACGATTGTCCGCTTGATGAAAAAAATCGGTTATGAGGGTTATACCGAATTTAAGCATCATGTCCGCGAAAACCTGAAGGAACGGCAATCCGTCACCATCACCGCCGATATCGACACCCAGATCAAAGAGGCCGTTCATAAAAATGAGCAGGAAGTGGTCCGCACCATCCAGATGATCGATATCCGCACGGTGGAAGAGGCAATCCGACAACTGCGGAAAGCCGAGAAAATCTATGTCTTTGCCCGTGGTTTTTCAGAAATGATCGCCACAGAAATGACGGTTAAGCTACAGCTTCTCGGAAAAAACTGTGAAATCCACAATGATCCCAACATCATCAAAGTAAAAGCGCGAAAACTGGCGGAAGGGGATCTCGTCGTCTTCATCTCCCTCAGCGGCGAAACGGAGGAGTTGGTTGAGGCGGCGGGTGCCCTAAAAGTAAAAGGCATCACCACCCTGTCTTTAACCACCAAAACCACCTCCAGACTGGCCCGTTTGTCCGATATCTGTTTGTTTGGGTACAAAGGAGAACAATCCTTTTTTCCCAACTATGAAGTCCGCTCTCGCCTCCCGTTGCATGTTCTTTCCCGCATTTTGCTGGATGCCTACGTCATCCGCATGTCGGATGAATCAACCCCTTCATGA
- the pfkB gene encoding 1-phosphofructokinase, whose amino-acid sequence MIYTCTLNPAIDLFVSMETFRPHTVNRTVEEDYQANGKGINVSFILNRMGFNNTAMGFLGGFTGEYIDQQLQLAGIATNFIPIDGITRINIFINAEEEYKIVNKGPTIAKADAEKMLDKIRSLPKKATLVVSGSLPPGMDESIYEQIASIARQRSIRLVLDISSPRLLDCLPYQPYLVKPNEDELAQFFGLPSLNEAGIQEKGRELLERGAQQVLVSLGERGSLYLSPETSIRVTSPQGNVVNTACSGDALLASFLGRRMKGDSLIDALTYASAAGASTAFSKGLSDLSDVENLRQQVQVSVHSQSEVKLS is encoded by the coding sequence GTGATCTACACCTGCACATTAAACCCTGCGATCGATCTGTTTGTTTCCATGGAAACCTTCCGTCCCCACACTGTCAACCGGACGGTGGAAGAAGATTACCAAGCCAACGGCAAAGGAATCAATGTCTCCTTCATTCTTAATCGGATGGGTTTCAACAATACGGCTATGGGCTTTCTCGGCGGTTTTACCGGGGAGTATATCGACCAGCAATTGCAGCTGGCCGGAATCGCGACGAATTTTATCCCAATTGACGGCATCACCCGTATCAACATCTTTATCAACGCAGAAGAAGAATACAAAATCGTCAACAAAGGACCCACCATCGCAAAAGCAGATGCGGAAAAAATGTTGGATAAAATCCGCTCCCTCCCCAAAAAGGCCACACTGGTGGTCTCCGGCAGCCTCCCGCCGGGCATGGACGAAAGCATCTATGAACAAATCGCATCCATCGCCCGCCAACGGTCAATCCGGCTCGTGTTGGATATCAGCTCTCCCCGCTTGCTGGACTGCCTTCCTTATCAACCGTATCTGGTGAAACCCAATGAAGACGAACTGGCTCAATTTTTTGGTCTTCCTTCCTTAAATGAAGCGGGCATCCAGGAGAAAGGGCGGGAGCTCCTTGAACGGGGAGCGCAACAGGTATTGGTCTCCCTGGGAGAGCGGGGATCGTTGTATCTCTCGCCGGAAACGTCGATCCGGGTTACATCCCCTCAAGGAAACGTGGTTAATACCGCCTGTTCTGGTGACGCCCTGCTGGCATCGTTTCTCGGACGCCGCATGAAGGGGGATTCTCTGATCGATGCCTTAACCTACGCCTCAGCAGCGGGAGCGTCTACCGCCTTCTCAAAGGGGCTCAGCGATTTATCTGATGTGGAAAATCTGCGTCAACAGGTTCAAGTTTCGGTTCACAGCCAATCGGAGGTGAAATTATCATGA
- a CDS encoding PTS fructose transporter subunit IIC yields the protein MKKVKIVAATGCPTGIAHTFMAEEALKKAAAKLNVDIKVETHGQIGVENELSPADIQEADGVIIAADKNVNADRFYGKPTIEVSVTRGIREAEQLIQTILDGKAKPYQGSKPSPSQQEETTPENRKWRHAIYKHLMNGVSHMLPFVVGGGVLIAVSFLFGIHSADPEHESYHPLAAFLNQTGSIGFQLMVPILAAFIAESMAKRPGMVVGFIGGMIASTGGAGFLGGIVAGFAAGGLVLLLQRLFRSLPQSLDGLKAIFLYPVLGILLIGGVMTLLVEPMTAINEGMKSFLSNFQGANPILLGIIIGSMCAFDMGGPVNKAAYVTGTALLGEGNFYFMAGVSAACITPPLVIAFATVFFPKRFDKEERNAGLVNFILGSTHITEGAIPFAAKNPMVVLPILMVASSVSAVLTYLAQVQVPAPHGGFLVLPVVTGALVWVLSILAGSLIGAVLYGWSRAGKKTPVNQADDSNGAAA from the coding sequence ATGAAAAAAGTGAAAATCGTGGCCGCTACCGGTTGTCCCACCGGGATCGCCCACACTTTTATGGCGGAGGAAGCGCTAAAAAAAGCTGCCGCCAAACTGAATGTCGACATCAAAGTGGAGACCCACGGCCAGATCGGTGTGGAGAATGAGTTATCCCCAGCGGATATCCAGGAAGCCGACGGTGTAATCATCGCCGCCGATAAAAATGTAAATGCTGATCGCTTCTATGGAAAACCGACGATCGAGGTCTCGGTCACACGGGGGATTCGCGAAGCGGAACAATTGATTCAAACGATTTTGGATGGAAAAGCCAAGCCTTATCAGGGGAGTAAACCGTCCCCGTCTCAACAGGAGGAGACAACCCCGGAAAATCGTAAATGGCGCCACGCCATCTACAAGCACCTGATGAACGGTGTCTCCCATATGCTTCCCTTTGTCGTAGGGGGCGGGGTGCTGATCGCAGTCTCCTTCCTGTTTGGAATCCATTCCGCCGATCCTGAACACGAATCCTACCATCCTCTCGCTGCATTCCTCAATCAAACCGGTTCCATCGGATTCCAACTGATGGTGCCCATTCTGGCCGCCTTTATCGCGGAATCGATGGCCAAACGACCGGGGATGGTCGTCGGCTTTATCGGCGGTATGATCGCCAGTACTGGTGGTGCAGGATTCCTCGGCGGAATTGTGGCCGGTTTTGCTGCCGGTGGACTGGTCCTGCTACTGCAAAGACTTTTCCGTAGTCTGCCCCAGTCGTTGGATGGACTAAAAGCAATCTTCCTCTATCCTGTTCTGGGCATTCTACTGATCGGCGGGGTGATGACACTATTGGTGGAACCAATGACCGCCATTAATGAAGGGATGAAATCGTTCCTGAGCAATTTCCAAGGAGCCAACCCTATTTTGCTCGGTATCATTATCGGTTCCATGTGCGCGTTCGATATGGGCGGCCCTGTCAACAAAGCGGCTTATGTGACAGGAACAGCCCTGCTGGGGGAAGGGAACTTTTACTTTATGGCTGGTGTTTCTGCCGCCTGTATCACTCCACCCCTGGTCATCGCTTTTGCCACCGTATTTTTCCCGAAGCGGTTTGATAAAGAGGAGCGTAACGCCGGACTGGTCAACTTTATCCTGGGTTCCACCCACATCACAGAAGGGGCGATTCCGTTTGCAGCTAAAAACCCGATGGTCGTTCTACCCATCCTGATGGTGGCTTCCTCTGTATCTGCCGTTCTTACCTATTTGGCACAGGTACAGGTTCCCGCTCCTCACGGCGGTTTCCTGGTGCTGCCGGTGGTGACCGGTGCTCTAGTCTGGGTACTCTCCATCCTGGCCGGTTCTTTGATCGGAGCCGTTTTATACGGATGGTCCCGGGCGGGAAAGAAAACACCGGTCAATCAAGCCGATGATTCCAACGGCGCAGCTGCATAA
- a CDS encoding tagatose bisphosphate family class II aldolase — protein sequence MLVNTKEMLKDAQKNGYAVPAFNVHNLETVQVITETANALGSPVILAATPGTFHYAGRDFIQSLAETAATRYAVPIALHLDHHERLKDIQESLRLGTKSVMIDASHHPFAQNVDIVREVVECAHAYGATVEAELGRLGGQEDDLVVDEADSYYTDPAAAQEFVERTGIDSLAVAIGTAHGLYQAEPRLDLDRLAEIHDRVDVPLVLHGASGISPAEVQKCIQLGCCKVNIATDLKIPFADALKSYFREHPEASDPRKYMEPAKQAMAAIVAEKIRMCKSDGRIPVEAQIS from the coding sequence ATGCTGGTAAACACAAAAGAAATGCTAAAAGATGCACAAAAAAACGGATACGCCGTCCCCGCTTTTAACGTCCACAACCTGGAAACGGTTCAGGTAATCACGGAAACGGCCAACGCGCTCGGTTCACCGGTCATCCTGGCCGCCACTCCTGGAACCTTTCATTATGCGGGCCGGGATTTTATCCAGTCTCTTGCCGAAACGGCCGCCACCCGGTATGCCGTTCCCATCGCGCTTCATTTGGATCATCATGAACGGCTGAAAGACATCCAGGAATCCCTCCGGCTCGGTACGAAATCAGTGATGATCGACGCTTCCCATCACCCCTTTGCACAAAACGTGGACATTGTACGGGAAGTGGTAGAATGCGCCCATGCCTACGGGGCCACAGTAGAGGCGGAATTAGGCCGGTTGGGTGGACAGGAGGACGATCTGGTCGTCGATGAAGCCGACTCCTATTACACGGATCCGGCGGCTGCACAGGAATTCGTGGAGCGTACCGGCATCGACTCCCTTGCCGTCGCGATCGGTACCGCCCACGGACTTTATCAAGCAGAACCCCGGCTCGACCTGGATCGGCTGGCGGAGATTCACGACCGGGTCGATGTTCCCCTCGTCCTACACGGCGCATCCGGCATCTCTCCCGCAGAGGTACAAAAATGCATCCAACTGGGATGTTGCAAGGTGAATATCGCCACCGACCTAAAAATCCCCTTTGCCGATGCGCTAAAAAGCTACTTCCGAGAGCATCCAGAAGCTAGCGATCCGCGCAAATATATGGAGCCCGCCAAACAAGCAATGGCCGCTATCGTCGCGGAAAAAATCCGCATGTGCAAAAGCGATGGGCGTATTCCGGTTGAGGCCCAAATTTCATGA